In Vigna unguiculata cultivar IT97K-499-35 chromosome 3, ASM411807v1, whole genome shotgun sequence, a single genomic region encodes these proteins:
- the LOC114179432 gene encoding uncharacterized protein LOC114179432, producing the protein MSPRKWSRHVRGRKRRAKLCLPNNGVKVKPCLQKKLRELQGAVPGSEEIDMQNFFQNIQHYILQLEAKVTVLRCLSNFYGV; encoded by the coding sequence ATGAGCCCAAGAAAATGGTCAAGACATGTGAGAGGAAGGAAGAGAAGGGCCAAACTGTGTTTGCCTAATAATGGTGTCAAAGTTAAACCTTGCTTGCAGAAGAAGCTTAGGGAGCTTCAGGGAGCAGTTCCAGGGAGTGAGGAAATCGACATGCAAAACTTCTTCCAAAACATTCAACACTACATACTTCAACTTGAAGCTAAAGTCACAGTCCTAAGGTGCTTGTCCAATTTCTATGGAGTATAA